From one Prochlorococcus marinus str. MIT 0912 genomic stretch:
- a CDS encoding FAD-binding domain-containing protein, with product MNIFKEANYLLDNFIINHLGSYHQQRNYDYGVENRTNVSQISKYTSHRILYEYDIIEKLKKFDKKKKYTDEILWRSYWKGYLENYKSIWVEYINFKESSCNSNLISSAVNGKTGLDCFDTWIEELRENNYLHNHSRMWFASIWIFTLGLPWQLGARLFLKHLFDGDAASNTLSWRWVAGMHTNKKPYLASIENINKYTVNRFRKNPISLSNKINIIKNNQHHSNKLPIQRNFPNSNILLMFDNDMNIMNRSKLFNSYSKVYILSNGIINNGFELSEKVHQFKLDIIKNINNLIPNSEILKSNYMASSLRGYRCIDVIYPGVGHNLDLINNHANQNKIIINYIYREEDLKYWNYASSGFYKFKTSFYRHNKK from the coding sequence ATGAATATTTTTAAAGAAGCCAATTATTTATTAGATAATTTTATTATCAATCACCTTGGTTCATATCATCAGCAAAGGAATTATGATTACGGAGTAGAAAATAGAACTAATGTTTCTCAGATTTCTAAATATACATCTCATAGAATACTTTACGAATACGATATCATTGAAAAATTAAAAAAGTTTGACAAGAAAAAAAAGTATACTGATGAAATTCTCTGGAGAAGTTATTGGAAGGGTTACCTTGAAAATTACAAATCAATATGGGTTGAGTATATAAATTTTAAAGAGAGCTCATGTAATTCAAACTTAATTAGTTCTGCGGTAAATGGTAAGACAGGTTTAGATTGCTTTGACACATGGATAGAGGAACTTAGAGAAAATAACTATTTACATAATCACTCAAGGATGTGGTTTGCGAGTATCTGGATTTTCACTTTAGGGCTTCCATGGCAACTAGGGGCAAGGCTTTTTCTGAAACATCTATTTGACGGGGATGCTGCATCAAACACCCTTAGCTGGAGATGGGTAGCTGGTATGCATACAAATAAGAAGCCCTACTTAGCATCTATAGAAAACATCAATAAGTACACAGTTAATCGATTCAGAAAAAATCCAATTAGCTTATCGAATAAAATAAATATAATAAAAAATAATCAACATCATTCTAATAAACTTCCTATTCAAAGAAATTTCCCTAATAGTAATATCCTTCTAATGTTCGACAACGATATGAATATTATGAACAGATCTAAGTTATTTAATTCATACTCAAAAGTTTATATATTGAGTAATGGAATTATAAATAATGGATTTGAACTAAGTGAGAAAGTACATCAATTCAAATTAGACATAATAAAAAATATAAATAACTTAATCCCAAACTCAGAAATATTAAAATCAAACTATATGGCAAGCTCTTTGCGCGGTTATAGGTGTATTGATGTTATTTACCCAGGAGTTGGACATAATCTAGATTTGATAAATAATCATGCCAACCAAAATAAAATAATTATTAATTATATATATAGAGAAGAAGATCTTAAATATTGGAATTATGCAAGTTCAGGATTTTACAAATTTAAGACATCATTTTATAGGCATAATAAGAAATAA
- a CDS encoding oxidoreductase: MVRLSEIKRQDEKVFIITGANSGLGYETSRFLLERGATVIMCCRDLNKGEKSKQALLKYNFSGKIELVELDLSDLKNVKKFAEYINNKFDYLDVLINNAGIMAPPKTVSKQGLEIQFAVNHLAHMSLTLELLPMLEKNNNSRVVTVTSGVQYFGKIQWDDLQGNLKYDRWASYAQSKLANVMFGLELNSKLKKRNSQTSSLLAHPGFARTNLQPKSVEANKSWQEGLAYKLMDPMFQSAKMGALPQISAATLPTAKGGEQYGPRFNFRGFPKICRNAPKALNQTSRKRLWETSEMLIKAV, translated from the coding sequence ATGGTTAGATTAAGTGAAATCAAAAGGCAAGACGAAAAAGTATTCATAATCACTGGCGCAAATAGCGGTCTTGGTTATGAAACTTCAAGATTCCTTCTAGAAAGGGGTGCAACAGTAATCATGTGTTGCAGAGACTTAAATAAAGGAGAGAAATCAAAACAAGCACTTTTAAAATATAATTTCTCAGGAAAGATTGAACTAGTTGAATTAGATTTATCCGATTTAAAAAACGTTAAGAAATTTGCCGAATATATCAACAATAAATTTGATTATTTAGATGTGCTAATCAATAATGCTGGAATAATGGCTCCACCTAAGACTGTGAGTAAGCAAGGTTTAGAAATACAGTTTGCGGTTAATCATCTTGCTCATATGAGTTTAACGTTGGAATTACTACCCATGCTTGAAAAAAATAATAATTCTAGGGTAGTCACGGTAACCTCGGGAGTTCAATATTTTGGAAAAATTCAATGGGACGATCTTCAAGGGAATCTTAAATACGATCGTTGGGCTTCATATGCACAGAGCAAGCTTGCAAACGTAATGTTTGGATTGGAGCTCAATTCAAAACTTAAAAAAAGAAATTCACAAACATCTTCACTACTTGCTCATCCAGGATTTGCACGAACAAATTTACAACCAAAGTCGGTTGAGGCTAATAAATCATGGCAAGAAGGACTTGCTTATAAGTTGATGGATCCAATGTTTCAAAGCGCGAAAATGGGTGCATTGCCTCAAATATCAGCCGCTACATTACCTACTGCTAAAGGAGGAGAACAATATGGGCCTAGATTTAACTTCAGAGGTTTTCCAAAAATATGTAGAAATGCACCAAAAGCATTAAATCAGACTTCAAGAAAAAGATTGTGGGAGACAAGCGAAATGCTTATAAAAGCTGTTTGA
- a CDS encoding transglutaminase family protein yields MKKKITHTLVYTYEIPVSLDEHLICLKPRSNGFQKLCNYELEIFPSSHSIFPMLSENGDDIFKVVFSGSTNSLTIKSKSEIETKVHPDLFQLENNYDLSLPLKIESNNTLIGFIKGWFPNGQHDPAAIKIAQEALAGINNNVLDFLYQLIELIKDRVKYTPRHLGPAWTSGRTLSERVGSCRDLAILLMETCRCVGIPSRFVSGYQFMDQPPNKYELHAWTEVFIPGLGWRGFDPSGCGLINQNYVALASSSMSELVAPVRGTFVGPSKLKSELNWNIEIT; encoded by the coding sequence ATGAAAAAGAAAATAACCCATACATTGGTTTATACGTATGAAATTCCTGTATCACTTGATGAGCATTTAATTTGTCTTAAACCAAGATCTAATGGGTTTCAGAAATTATGTAATTACGAGCTTGAAATCTTCCCATCTTCACATTCTATTTTCCCTATGCTCTCAGAAAATGGAGATGATATTTTTAAAGTGGTTTTTTCTGGGTCTACAAATTCTCTTACAATAAAATCTAAAAGTGAAATAGAAACAAAGGTTCACCCAGACTTATTTCAGTTGGAAAATAACTATGACTTAAGTTTACCTTTGAAGATTGAATCCAATAATACATTGATTGGATTTATTAAAGGATGGTTCCCTAATGGTCAGCATGATCCTGCCGCTATTAAAATTGCCCAAGAAGCTTTGGCAGGAATAAATAATAATGTATTGGATTTTTTATATCAATTAATTGAATTAATTAAAGATAGAGTTAAGTATACTCCCAGGCATCTTGGACCAGCATGGACTTCTGGAAGGACTCTGAGCGAGAGGGTTGGTTCTTGTAGAGATTTAGCAATATTGTTAATGGAAACTTGTAGATGCGTAGGCATACCAAGCCGTTTCGTTAGTGGATATCAATTTATGGATCAACCTCCTAATAAATATGAACTTCATGCATGGACAGAGGTTTTTATACCTGGTTTGGGATGGAGAGGTTTTGACCCAAGTGGTTGCGGACTTATTAATCAAAATTATGTTGCTTTGGCTTCTTCTTCAATGTCTGAACTAGTAGCACCAGTGAGAGGGACTTTTGTTGGACCTTCTAAATTAAAAAGTGAACTAAATTGGAATATCGAAATTACTTAA